In one Neobacillus sp. CF12 genomic region, the following are encoded:
- a CDS encoding AbrB/MazE/SpoVT family DNA-binding domain-containing protein, producing MKSTGIVRKVDELGRVVIPIELRRTLGIAEKDALEIYVDDERIILKKYKPNMTCQVTGEVSDDNLALAGGKLILSREGAEQLVNEIKNQFELVK from the coding sequence ATGAAATCTACAGGTATTGTCCGTAAAGTTGATGAACTAGGTCGTGTGGTAATTCCAATCGAATTAAGAAGAACACTTGGTATTGCAGAAAAGGATGCTCTTGAAATTTATGTTGACGATGAGCGTATTATCTTAAAGAAATACAAGCCTAATATGACTTGCCAAGTTACTGGTGAAGTTTCCGATGATAACTTAGCACTTGCTGGCGGAAAGCTTATTCTAAGCCGCGAAGGTGCAGAGCAATTAGTAAATGAAATCAAAAATCAATTTGAGTTAGTAAAGTAA